A single genomic interval of Sphaerodactylus townsendi isolate TG3544 linkage group LG08, MPM_Stown_v2.3, whole genome shotgun sequence harbors:
- the ANAPC13 gene encoding anaphase-promoting complex subunit 13: MDSEVQRDGRILDLIDDAWREDKLPYEDVAIPLNELPEPEQDNGGTTESVKEQEMKWTDLALQYLHENIPPTGN; the protein is encoded by the exons ATGGACAGTGAGGTACAGAGAGATGGGAGAATACTGGATTTGATTGATGATGCATGGAGGGAAGATAAATTACCATATGAAGATGTGGCAATACCTCTG AATGAGCTTCCTGAGCCAGAGCAAGACAATGGTGGCACAACCGAATCTGTGAAAGAACAAGAAATGAAATGGACTGACTTGGCTTTGCAATATCTTCATGAGAACATTCCTCCAACAGGAAATTAG